One Aptenodytes patagonicus chromosome 7, bAptPat1.pri.cur, whole genome shotgun sequence genomic window, AATACAGCACAGTTACCAGTATCTGgctgtgtgtttgcacagtgccCTCTATGATGGGGTTCCTATCCGAAtattataaaaatacacataagAGACAAAATAAATTCATGAGCTTtgaaatgtaactgaaatattGAGATAATTGAAATCAATTAAATAGAAAGATCTCTTTGAGCTCCAATAACCGATTCTGCTTCAACCATTACTAGCTGTCTTTGACTGTGATTTCAATTCCTCCCAGGTGAATACAAATCAGCAGTGTAAATCTATTCAAACAATCTCCGAAGAAAGGACTTTTTCGTGGGCGTTGTTAACTTCATAGTTGTCTTTTTGCGCAATGGTTTCATGGGTTGCTTTTTCAGGTGCACCACCTTTTTGGGAGTTTGTAGCCCTTTATTGAGGTCAACATGCTCGTTGCAGAAGTACTTGACATTTGCTTCTGAAAGATGTAGGAGCATGCTCTCTGAGAGATCCATACATTGTGCGTGGACCCAGTGGCCAGCCCCGCTGGAACACAGGATCATTGCAGGCTTGTTGAGTTCTGTCGAATAGAAAGGGACCCAGGTGTTAATGTCAATATTGCAACTGGCAGAGCAGGTGATCCAGTAGCCTGTTTCTGAttcatcttcttcatcatcttcattgtAAGTGTCAGTATCATCAACATCAAAGCTATTGGCTTCAGCACTAAAACAAAACTCTTCCGAATCTTCAAATGGAGTGGAGTCTCCAGGGTCTTCGGTCGATGTCTGACTGCAAGTTTGTGCTGTCAGttcttcctccttgtcctcttctgCTCCTTTGCATCTCAAAATGTAGAAGTAGTTTGCATCTGAGATTAACTGTTTGTTGGCCCCTGGAATGCCCAGCAATACAGATCCTTTGCCCATATCACAGCCAAACCACATCCTGCAGTGTTTAATATCTGGTGTCCAGTCCGGGCTTGCCCTTTCAACAATCTCTATCTTATTATCTTCCAGAACTATGGTGTTACACACCAACCGTTTCTGATTGTCAGACTGGTAGCCCCCGACAAGGACAAATTCGGTATCACCAGTTTGAGTCACTATAGCACTTGACACAGATATCCCCCCTGGCAAGATGGTGCAGGTCACGGCTGGGCTGCCCAGTGGGAGATCAACTTTTAGCCTGTACAGGCTGGGGGACCTGGTGTTATTTTGAAGTGAATGGCCTCCCAAAATGTAGATTGTATCATTTCTGGCAACTGAAACGTGGAAAGAAAGTCCATCTTGAAGCTCTGGAAGTATGTATGACGTACAGCATCCAAACTCAAAATCAACGAGAAAGATAGATGGCAAACAGTCAACTACACTGTTCCATTTTTCAGTGGTTCTTTGTGCAAGAGGAGTATATGCTCTCCCTCCAAATATAACGCTCATGCTTTTTCCCCGGCTATGAACTATGTTAATTGTATGCCCATATCTAGCTTCAGGGACATCTCCAGCCAGGTCTTTCTCAACGCATTGGAACGTgattttcttgctatttttgcTTACCAGACTCATAATGTAAATCTTATCAGAAAGGTCATTGTTAGGTGTTTTACCACCATGGATGATATACTGGTACTCATCAGACTCCGCATTGCCTCTGAGCGTGCAAAGAGCAGGGTAGCGGAGAGGGGGGAGGTAACATGAGTCTTTAGAGAAGAAGGCAGGTTTCATTTTGAGCTCATTCTGCTTTGTATCGAGGAGGAAAACACCAGTGGGACAGGATCTCTTTGGCCATCCTTTCtgcccaaaaaagaaaacatgcccATCAAAATTCAGGAGAGAGAAGCCCGGCTGAAGCAAGGACGAATTACTGACGGCTGATACCACCTGCAGTGACATTTCATCTGCTGACTGGGCCATACTGTGGTCAGTAtctgagaaaaaaacacaaaagaaacagatgaaatatGCTTTAGACCCTATGAGAGTTGTTTAACAGTACTTGACTTAATCGTATTAAAGTTGCATTTCATTTCACACTTTGAGACCCAAAAAGAGACCCTTTTCTGCAACTCAAGACATGAATCAAGCAAGAGCTGTGTACCAGTTCCGCGGGATTTTGCACAAACTATGGCCTGTTAGCACGTAAAATCCTAACATCACTGCTTGGGGctcccgggccgccccccgcaGCTCTGCGCTGGGGCGACCTCCCCGCTCCGGGCCCGGCCGCTCCCACGGAAACGGCGGCCCCGCGGCCTGCTGGGGCCGGTAGTTCTCGCTTGGCGCCtcggcccggcctggcccggcgcggcgcggggctgccTGACCGCCGCTCGGCTCGTCCCTGGGCGTGAGGAAGCGGGAGTGGAGGGGTTAGCGGGCCGGCGGCGGGTGAGTTGGGGccacggggccggggccgccaGCGGGCGGGTCTGCTGGCGATGGGATTCGGCTCGGAGGCGCCCGGGGACGGAGGGACCAGCGCCGGGGATGACACAAGGTGGGCTGTGTCCTGCCCGTTTCTCGCCCCGAGGCTGCCGGGGGTGCCGGGCTGTTGCGCTGGAGCCGCCCGGCTGCCGCCGGCCGCCTCAGCAGGCAGCGCGGGATCTGCAGAGATGGGGCGCGGGTGGCACGGCCCCGGCCCCTCGGGGCCTGCCGGGGGGCGGTCACCTGCTTGCGCCTCGTTCCGACCCTGGGCCCGCGCGGCTGAGGGCTCGCCTGCTCCCCTTTACCGGCACCCCGCTTGTGGCAAGGGTGGGGAGCTCCCCTCCCATCCAGGCCCCTGAGCCCGGCCTCTGGCCGGGAACATGCCGTCGTGCTCCACAGTCAGTGAGCTGAAGTGTGTAATGTACACACGCTGAGTGCAAACTTCAGTTGAACATTTTGCAGGTTTACAGGGGAAACATCAAGATTTGTCAAAGACATTTAGGAGCAGTTGATGCCAGCTATATTTCTAACCACGCAGGTATCGCTGAAGCGGCAGAGGTAGAAGCTTGTTGGTGCCGGGGTGAATCTCGCACACTTGTGCTGAACAGCCTGCTCAGGGTAACTGTGTGGCCTGGGAGTCTTACTGCCAGGTGTTTTCATAGTGTGATCAAGTTCTTTATCTTTGATGTTTGCTGTTTGTTCATGCTTTCGTGAGTAGGTGTCAAGGGgtatcttttactttttttacctGTTCAAAAATCTAAAAGAGTTTATGTAGTCAGCCTGGATAATAACACTGAAGGAGCTTTGGAGAGCACAGACACCAGAGAGGTAAACAACTGCCCGGTTCATTGGCACTGTCCTTTGGTGACAGCAGAGTTGTGCCTTTTAGTAAATGTCCAAGTTCTCTCTCCCAGCCTTTGCCAAATCCTtagaatttaaaaatgtgaactaGCTTTCAAAtacaatatttggaaaaaaaccccaacccctctacattttaaaatgtgtgacaTTTTAAATCTGGGGACTCTGGAACAACGTGTACAGTGAGAGTTACTGTAAAATCATAGGAACGGATGGCACTGACTGCATCAAATTGTCATCAGCGCATGTTCTCATGCACAGTAGGAACTGTTGTACCACATTCCTGTACTGCCTGCCTGCTCCACTTCCTGGTACACAAACTGCTGTGCTAAAATATGGATCTGCCATTAAAAGCTTTCAAAGGTAGATGAGCCTGGTCAGATGTGCTTAGGCCAGAGCACAAAGACAGAGTAGGCATAGCCACTACTgagtctattttaaaaataatccatggAATCTGTCTTATCTTTTTGCACGTTGTGGAATCATCCAAAGATCATGGTCAAGTTCTGTTCACTCTTCAGCCAGTCCTAATGCCTCTGCCCCGAAAGTGGTAGTTTTTTCTACATTTAGATTCCTTTTCAGAAGTACTGCACTGTAGGTGAAATTCAGTTACGAGTTAATTAAATTAGTGAACCCTGTTCTGAGCATGTCAGTATACACGGcaggttttgttattatttgcgTGAAGAAAGATTTGCCAAGTTATTTACCTTCAGGTGAGATGCTAAACAGGAAtctctgctgcttgtttcttATAGCCATTCAAAAATGGTGTTGTTAGAGGAGCTTGCACTAAGTTGGGTTTACTGGGTTAGATTTCCTTTGTCTCTTCTTTCATATTGTGTGGTTACTTAGCTTCTTTGTTTTTACAGGATCTTTAGAAAAGTAATATGTCTTCCATACTGAAGATGCCACAAGCACATCTGTAAGTTAGTGTTCTGTATTTTGTAACAGTAGTGTTCTACATTTGACTGCTGGTTTATATTTGAAGTCTAACGAGTATTAAAAATGGCCAACGATTTAATTGAAATGTTGGCATTCATCTTACATTTTTACATATACTTCAAGAATCTCCAAATATGACAGTTATTAGTATCCACAATGTCACAAACTATTTCCCAAATATCGAGCAGTACTCAGTTCTGAAGAGTACTATCTGAAGAGACTGTTGCAGATACAGAGTGGAGAAAAGAccaatgaaaattattaaaagtgAGATTGATAGACACATAGAACTTACTGGTTAAATAAACACACTTAAACACGCTTCCTCCTTGTCATTCCTTAATATTTCTTGAACTTTACATAAGCAAGCAGTTCAGTAAGTAATGGAGAGAATATTTATCCTAGATTCTCTGACAGAAGTAGCTCCTTAGGCACTTGCTGGAATTGCTTTGGCTTTCCAGGTTGTTTCATGCTAATTATGCTGTGTTAATACAGTGTGGTTGATCTTTGGCTATGCTGACCTCCACCTCTAACTTTCCAACACCACTGATTCCTTTGGGCCAAGGCTCATCTGACCCTGAGCAGCTTCATGGAGCCCAAAAGGTAGAAATCTAACCTTATAACCAAAAAGTTTAGAGTTTTTTTGTGGCTTTATGCTCAAAACCATGTCACTGTGGAGTCGGATTAGCATTAGTGCCAGTGTGGAGGGAAACAGACAAATGCTTTTGTTGTGGTGCAGCACAAGATAGAGGGGAAAAGACACTATGAGAAGTAAAGATGGATAAATAGAGAAAGGTGGAGTTACATAAAAAATTACCAGTTATGGTGACTTGAGTCATGCTTCATCATATTTGGTATTTTTATAAAAGATCAAGCTCCAAGGATTATACAAGTAAGTGAGAATCTCAGCATTACTTTTATAACCCCTGTATTTGAGAAGTGAACTGTAGAGATCTGAGTTAGAAGCTAAGctaacagaaagaagaaaactaataTTCTcccctattttattttaaaatcaaacatgATTTTGatctggtttttttcagttaatagTTGTTTGCATGGCAAGAAGAGATTACAAGGAATTCAGATTTAGATAGATTTATTGGGAGATTTATTTACAGAAGGACAAATGAAGAGAGAAGGTGCTTTTTAAAAGCACTAGCTAATGTAATTTGAAATGTGCTTAGTATGGAAGTAGATGGACATAGTTACAATTTTGTATGTGGGGTATTATTTCAGAAACTATATTATGCGTTCACTGAGAAGTATAGGATGAATGTGTTTTAGAAACAAGGGGTAGAATTCAGGTGCCTAAGCATCAAGTGACATTTCATATGCCTTTGGATATTCTTCTTGTCTTCTAGCTTCTGCTATGGAAGGCGACAAGTCTCCCATAGGTCCTGTGTCCTAGGTCCTAGTAAATCTAGGGTTTATAAAATGTCACTAGATTACTATGTTTAGATACTGAGTCACTCCCAAACTGTGTTTACTACTTATTGTTGTCTTTGACCCTATGTAGTAATTGTTCACCTATGTGCTGTGCCTGTTACCCGATTAggcaacaaaaacattttaaacaggaTGAATAATCAGTACTGTTGTTTAGTGTGACCTTTCGTATTAATATTTGTCAACATTAAAAAATACCATATTCTTCATAATGTCACATTAATTTGAACACTACCAAATAATGAATGATTTGATCTTATGAACTATAGCAAACCCAAGGCACCTTTCATTTACACAAAGATAAGGTATTTGAACAGCACTGATTGGACACTGAGAGAATGGATTGCAGGATAGCATGGAGTCTTAGTTGGTAAATGCTCATTGCTGACCATTAAATTCTGTCATTAGTTTGCAGTCATTTTTAACTTCACATGAACACAGAGATCTACAGtagaattaaatttattttgcaatattgtatattattttttttctctgactgaTCTGCAGGCTCtccctttgcaaaatgaaaaagcatgCCCCTGAAAGCAAGTGCTATTCCCAAATTCTTCACAATCAAAATCATCCAGACACCCACAGAGCTTTGAAGTCCTCCATAAACAGGCTTAAGGAAGGAAATCTTTATAtagtatttctcaaaatatttgctAAGTGTATCAACCAAGTTTGCTTTGGGCAAAACAATAAGTTAGACGTACCTGGCTGATAGGGGTTTTTTGCGTCCTCCGAAATCTTTCTATGTAATTGGGATTCAAATGTGAGCACTTTGAGAAATCTTCTCTGACAGCACAGGGGGCTTGTGGCATGGAGAGACAGCCTGATAGAGGGGAATCTATCTGCTTAATTTGCAGATGTGCTCCTGAGAACTCAGTCTACTGTGGCTAACTGGCTGTGaccgtttttttttttctttcctctcatctTCAGATGGCACAACAAGAAACCCACCAGCCTCCAGAAGCTTTAACTCTTTGCAGTAGAACCAGACCAGAGTGACAGTAGATGTCTGTTAGTTAGATTGTAAATGTCTGCAGCATACACtcctttacattttaattttttacactGCTAAACCTGTCAAGCTCATGATCTTTTTTGGACTTTTCAGTGCTATTggaatataaaaatgtaatctaaagtaatttttgagttaaatgaaaaaataatttcaatagctagtaaaagaaaacaactcctGCTGATTGGCGTACTAGTGCTTTCACTGGGAATGCTCTGCTGCAAGTAGGTAGTGACActgaaacagcaaaggaaatgaCAAATGCGTGCAACCCAGTGAGTGAAGGCTGACTAAAAGCCCAATTCAAAGTCCACTGAAGTCATTAGGAATGTCTTTTTTCTACTTTAGTGGCCTTCTGATCAGACCTTAAAGGACTAATAAAACTTTGCACCCTTCTGTGgcatttttcatcagtttcacaGCGCTTTCTCCGACAAAAAATAATTAGACTTTGGGACGTCCTCTGGGAACACATCCTTTCAACAGTGCTGTTGAAGTGCTGGGGCACAGAGGATAAGCCTCTTGCATAACATAGCACaccaaataaacagaaaaacctGGAAAACAATTCACTATTCATAGCtccctgcttttgttttcctggccCTACTTCACCCACTCCTGAGTTACAACATCTG contains:
- the RAG2 gene encoding V(D)J recombination-activating protein 2: MAQSADEMSLQVVSAVSNSSLLQPGFSLLNFDGHVFFFGQKGWPKRSCPTGVFLLDTKQNELKMKPAFFSKDSCYLPPLRYPALCTLRGNAESDEYQYIIHGGKTPNNDLSDKIYIMSLVSKNSKKITFQCVEKDLAGDVPEARYGHTINIVHSRGKSMSVIFGGRAYTPLAQRTTEKWNSVVDCLPSIFLVDFEFGCCTSYILPELQDGLSFHVSVARNDTIYILGGHSLQNNTRSPSLYRLKVDLPLGSPAVTCTILPGGISVSSAIVTQTGDTEFVLVGGYQSDNQKRLVCNTIVLEDNKIEIVERASPDWTPDIKHCRMWFGCDMGKGSVLLGIPGANKQLISDANYFYILRCKGAEEDKEEELTAQTCSQTSTEDPGDSTPFEDSEEFCFSAEANSFDVDDTDTYNEDDEEDESETGYWITCSASCNIDINTWVPFYSTELNKPAMILCSSGAGHWVHAQCMDLSESMLLHLSEANVKYFCNEHVDLNKGLQTPKKVVHLKKQPMKPLRKKTTMKLTTPTKKSFLRRLFE